In Atribacterota bacterium, the genomic window TTGTAGGTCCTGGAGGCACTGACTTTGAGCTTTGTTGGGATGATTCCCCACCACTGTGGTGTAACCGAAGACTCCGGCATACCCATTGGAGCGAGGGCTTAAACCGAGCATCACGGTTTCGCCGATTTTGAGTTCTTTTTCTGAAGCTGTGGGAACCACCGCATTGGTGCGTTCACCACTTGCGATGATGGTTTGAAAGGCAAACCAGCTGGCACCCAGCGACCGGACCTTTCCTTCTCCAATAGCGGCTACCTCCACTTCTTTTGTACCTTCCTGAACAAGCGGCTCCATGGCTTTAAAGGCTTCGGCGGCCATGGCAAAGGCCCGGCGAATTTGCTGCACTTCCCAGGAGGATTTAGTTACCCGAAACCCTTCGTAGTCGGAGGTGAGGTCTACAAATTCAACATGGCCCAATTCTTCGCGGAGGTGCTCATACACTGAAAGGGGCATTTTGGCGAACCCCACGGCGCCGATTCGCTCATTCCCTCTTTGTAAGCCTACCTCTTTAAAAACTTCGGCGAAAGAAGAAATCCTGGCGTTGGGATATTCTTCGCCTGGAACCATGAAAGAGGGGATATTGCGGGTCT contains:
- a CDS encoding Xaa-Pro peptidase family protein — translated: MALPEKEFETRLRRVQELLKEKNLDALLIYYDELNIANGWYLSGWCPQFESGCIFVPRSSEPMILGGPESEPFAHTDSNVKKTRNIPSFMVPGEEYPNARISSFAEVFKEVGLQRGNERIGAVGFAKMPLSVYEHLREELGHVEFVDLTSDYEGFRVTKSSWEVQQIRRAFAMAAEAFKAMEPLVQEGTKEVEVAAIGEGKVRSLGASWFAFQTIIASGERTNAVVPTASEKELKIGETVMLGLSPRSNGYAGVFGYTTVVGNHPNKAQSQCLQDLQEAYRITRNNLRPGISGKDLDAVTREFLIKRGYEKYLVCPFVHTIGLMEAEGPFFGPHSDIPLKPGMTVCIDVSVFGIPEVHGVRFESGYLITEWRSEPLSPFMEEKILGRRTG